One stretch of Enterobacter sp. RHBSTW-00994 DNA includes these proteins:
- the actS gene encoding amidase activator ActS → MFAGSLTRNPITAIFLLTLTLLLAGCSGSKSSNMGSYSGAVYTVKRGDTLYRISRVTGTSVKDLARLNNISPPYTIEVGQKLKVNGSSSATAKKTTSSKGKTAKVTPSYAVPQSSWPPVGQRCWIWPASGKVVAPYSTSEGGNKGIDIAGARGAPVYASGAGKVVYVGDQLRGYGNLIMIKHGEDYITAYAHNDTMLVNNGQNVKAGQKIATMGNTGTDSVKLHFQIRYRATAIDPQRYLPAQGSKPKC, encoded by the coding sequence TTGTTTGCAGGAAGCCTGACGAGAAATCCTATCACTGCCATTTTCCTTCTTACGCTAACGCTACTGTTGGCGGGATGTTCAGGCAGTAAATCATCGAATATGGGCAGCTATTCCGGGGCGGTTTATACCGTTAAGCGCGGGGATACGTTGTACCGTATTTCGCGTGTGACGGGGACCAGCGTGAAGGATCTTGCTCGTCTGAACAATATCTCCCCCCCTTACACCATTGAAGTGGGACAAAAGCTGAAGGTTAACGGCAGCTCGTCCGCAACAGCCAAAAAAACGACTTCATCTAAAGGCAAAACAGCCAAAGTCACGCCGTCTTACGCCGTTCCGCAATCGTCCTGGCCGCCGGTTGGACAACGTTGCTGGATATGGCCTGCCAGTGGGAAAGTGGTTGCGCCGTATTCCACCTCTGAGGGGGGAAATAAAGGTATCGATATCGCTGGTGCGCGCGGTGCTCCTGTTTATGCCTCTGGGGCCGGAAAAGTGGTGTATGTGGGCGATCAACTGCGCGGGTACGGTAATTTAATCATGATTAAGCACGGCGAAGATTACATAACGGCCTACGCACACAACGATACGATGCTGGTCAACAATGGGCAAAACGTGAAGGCAGGGCAGAAGATTGCGACCATGGGCAATACGGGGACGGACTCGGTGAAACTCCACTTCCAGATCCGCTATCGCGCTACGGCTATCGATCCGCAGCGCTATCTTCCCGCGCAGGGCAGTAAACCGAAATGCTAA
- the idi gene encoding isopentenyl-diphosphate Delta-isomerase, giving the protein MSTQEHVILLSAQGEIIGIQEKYAAHTAHTPLHLAFSSWLFNAEGKCLITRRALSKKAWPGVWTNAVCGHPQTGETLEQAIIRRCRFEVGAEITTITPVAPEFRYRETDPSGIVENEICPVFAARVTNDIIVNVDEVMEYQWVDLESLFRSLDATPWAFSPWMVKEATTAREKLRSFSAQ; this is encoded by the coding sequence ATGAGCACTCAAGAACACGTTATTTTACTCAGCGCTCAGGGAGAGATTATCGGCATTCAGGAGAAATATGCCGCGCACACCGCACACACCCCGCTACATCTGGCCTTTTCGTCCTGGCTGTTTAACGCTGAAGGGAAATGTCTGATCACTCGCCGTGCGTTGAGTAAAAAAGCCTGGCCGGGCGTCTGGACGAACGCCGTCTGCGGACACCCGCAAACGGGCGAAACCCTTGAACAGGCGATTATTCGCCGCTGCCGCTTTGAAGTAGGTGCTGAAATTACCACTATCACCCCCGTTGCGCCGGAGTTCCGCTATCGGGAAACCGATCCTTCCGGGATCGTCGAAAACGAGATTTGCCCGGTCTTTGCCGCTCGCGTCACGAATGACATCATCGTAAATGTCGACGAAGTGATGGAATATCAGTGGGTTGATTTGGAATCGCTTTTCCGTTCGCTGGACGCCACGCCATGGGCCTTCAGCCCATGGATGGTCAAGGAGGCAACGACCGCACGCGAAAAACTCAGAAGCTTTTCAGCCCAATAA